In one window of Deinococcus hopiensis KR-140 DNA:
- a CDS encoding SOS response-associated peptidase family protein, with the protein MIPAGKTPADYKRVTTTNARIGTLESRQAYRAAFMRGCRCVVPLSAFYEPDGTHTAKKGERKRWHRLTRPYGLPLLAAGRWELTQTDDGPLETVTVVTRDPVPGLEGVHDRMPALLMTEDLQTWLHGHAQEAREVAMTSWPTGFL; encoded by the coding sequence ATGATTCCTGCAGGGAAGACGCCTGCGGACTACAAGCGGGTCACGACCACCAACGCCAGAATTGGGACGTTGGAGAGCAGACAGGCGTACCGCGCCGCCTTTATGAGAGGCTGCCGTTGTGTCGTGCCCCTGTCGGCGTTCTACGAGCCGGACGGCACCCACACTGCCAAGAAGGGCGAGCGTAAACGGTGGCACCGCCTGACACGTCCGTATGGACTGCCCCTCCTCGCTGCTGGCCGCTGGGAACTCACCCAGACCGATGACGGTCCATTGGAAACCGTGACGGTGGTGACGCGAGATCCGGTGCCGGGCCTTGAAGGGGTGCATGACCGGATGCCCGCCCTCCTCATGACCGAGGACCTGCAGACCTGGCTGCACGGCCATGCGCAAGAGGCCCGGGAGGTTGCGATGACGAGCTGGCCGACGGGCTTTCTTTAG